One window of Vespa velutina chromosome 2, iVesVel2.1, whole genome shotgun sequence genomic DNA carries:
- the LOC124947035 gene encoding histone PARylation factor 1, giving the protein MSEDYKDKAFLAYKNDSRIPCRYGAKCYQKNSLHHNKYKHPFSTKKKEAKVSQKTLIGNKRKFEEINDNKKEADSVSVSNKIQKVKTNVPNADVNNSEHTDNIEIDNEHLIITSNNEKMVEDNIEEIKEKSCALLEIHNNSNQTDSDDSCIILSPNCMKENIKNLFLVQMPEDFYQFYEFCKLISKNAALRALKSVHLYLVGPFDILDNKLKSFKNKDKEKYLGHWRYYYDPPEFQTIIKGEKDGLHLGYWRDEPNEKPIFVVKNKADVNCIIQPEAENIFGAVNVCIEDALKTANLFEKTSILQLQKQLKEFSQKHNITLERKTDKMINREKKVVARTFHKAGIVVPYNKKTQLGYRELSVTDKELQQIFKKIDEADSLQERKKAMSKLDEVVRLATIAADECDFGTCLELAHDLFSSGNVHIEKTALQMFSIAYTHLNRPEFLEIIKVHLKNRKRGNDLTVI; this is encoded by the exons atgtcagaagattataaagataaagcgTTTCTTGCTTACAAAAATGATTCACGAATACCTTGTCGATATGGCGCGAAatgttatcaaaaaaattcattacacCATAATAAGTATAAACACCCTTTTTCGACTAAAAAA aaagaaGCCAAAGTTAGTCAAAAAACATTAATtgggaataaaagaaaatttgaagaaataaatgataataagaaagaagcagattctgtttctgtttcgaataaaattcaaaaagttAAGACTAATGTTCCTAATGCTGATGTAAATAATTCAGAACATActgataatatagaaatagataatgaacatttaattataacatcaaataatgagaaaatggTTGAAGAcaatatagaagaaataaaagaaaaatcttgtgCCTTACTtgaaattcataataatagcAATCAGACAGACAGTGATGAttcttgtataatattatctccaaattgtatgaaagaaaatattaaaaatttattcttagtTCAAATGCCAGAAGATTTCTACCAATTTTATGAGTTTTGCAAACTTATTTCCAAAAATGCAGCATTGAGGGCACTAAAATCCGTTCATCTCTATCTCGTGGGTCCTTTCgatattttagataataaattaaaaagttttaaaaataaagataaagaaaaatatcttggaCATTGgagatattattatgatccACCAGAATTTCAa ACAATtattaaaggagaaaaagatggtTTACATCTTGGATATTGGAGAGATGAGCCTAATGAAAAGCCAATATTTgtagtaaaaaataaagcagATGTAAATTGTATAATACAACCTGAGGCAGAAAATATATTTGGTGCAGTtaa TGTTTGTATCGAAGATGCATTGAAAACGGCTAATCTATTCGAAAAGACAAGTATATTACAACttcaaaaacaattaaaagaattttctcagaaacataatataactttagaaagaaaaacagacaaAATGATAAATCGGGAGAAGAAAGTCGTTGCAAGGACGTTTCATAAAGCTGGGATCGTTGTAccatataataagaaaacacAATTGGGTTATAGAGAATTATCAGTGACTGATA aagaattacaacaaatatttaagaaaatagatGAGGCAGATTCCTTACAAGAGCGTAAAAAAGCAATGTCTAAACTCGATGAAGTTGTACGCCTCGCAACAATAGCTGCAGATGAATGTGACTTCGGAACTTGTCTAGAATTGGCACATGATCTGTTTTCTAGTGGTAATGTGCATATTGAAAAGACAGCGTTGCAAATGTTTTCCATTGCTTACACGCATCTTAATCGTCCagaatttttagaaataattaaggtACACTTGAAGAATAGAAAACGTGGTAATGACTTAACcgtcatttaa
- the LOC124947034 gene encoding uncharacterized protein LOC124947034 — translation MIAKSAERQRIIRDLKPLDGLFQRMTIFLLKPTFMALKNGFALKHLIKKTQLNNAVASSTSTTLLQIFCTSSFSKSSNLAPLPLCQPENSSLCLNSGPCRQLYQQAKPCPQAKKCISLIPPCYCRVNTDCSDLPWIPYPLLCFYPHPEFSKQSPPKICYRKCLPLLKLLTLLNKIPAPPPSPQLPKHPKRLKCLIQSVPFSTPPLPKCPKFLKCSLQKKHPLFSPCELCPCRLSCSCFSSLCPLCRPNLCLKPLSYLPRSPLRSCSSSPECPTLPPCRSLLPCYVCLYSKLSLPCSCSPSQNIEAKYSKDVPCYPKFLFDIRKNEVQRMSTYHIKLRTIQAQMLHSRGLHSSCILLGKFNSDSEKDCKSVSEICKLKKESCSKPCKERDVECYPEKVICEPVKKKDKDKEKEEKIVCPKSCIRAGKCIITQIKKQDKMVYGPTECPQPKLVTPPICPPTADSENNEPVCNEKIVKPKKEVCTPPPLPDPPTEPISLCPCPPPAKLHPGPCPCPPHKNDVKVKPGRPCPIKDKYPCCLPIYYCPIKTTPCVRKPPCNKKKNTKS, via the exons ATGATTGCTAAGTCAGCAGAAAGACAGAGG ATAATCCGTGATTTAAAACCATTGGATGGATTGTTTCAACGAATgacgatttttcttctaaagCCAACGTTTATGGCATTGAAGAATGGATTTGCTTTGAAACATCTTATAAAGAAGACACAATTAAATAATGCTGTTGCTTCTTCCACATCAACGACCTTACTACAGATCTTTTGTACGTCGAGTTTCTCGAAATCGTCGAATCTAGCACCATTACCTCTATGCCAACCAGAAAACTCTTCACTATGTTTAAACAGTGGTCCATGCAGACAATTGTATCAACAAGCAAAACCATGTCCACAGGCcaaaaaatgtatttcacTGATACCACCTTGCTATTGTCGAGTGAATACAGATTGTTCCGATTTACCATGGATTCCTTATCCACTATTGTGCTTTTATCCTCACCCGGAATTTTCAAAACAATCGCCGCCAAAGATTTGTTATAGAAAATGTCTTCCTCTACTTAAACTGCTAACATTACTCAATAAAATTCCTGCACCACCTCCTTCACCACAACTTCCTAAGCATCCCAAAAGATTAAAATGTTTGATTCAAAGCGTACCATTTTCTACGCCACCTCTGCCGAAGTGTCCGAAATTCTTAAAATGTTCACTACAAAAGAAACATCCTCTATTTTCACCTTGTGAGCTTTGTCCTTGCCGACTATCTTGCAGCTGTTTTTCATCACTTTGTCCACTGTGTCGACCGAATCTATGCTTAAAGCCACTATCTTATCTTCCACGATCTCCTTTACGATCTTGTTCATCTAGCCCAGAGTGTCCGACACTCCCTCCTTGTCGATCACTACTACCATGTTATGTCTGTCTTTACTCAAAACTATCCCTACCATGTTCCTGTTCACCATCTCAGAATATCGAAGCTAAATATTCCAAGGACGTTCCTTGTTATCCCAAATTCTTGTTCGACATACGAAAAAACGAAGTTCAACGTATGTCCACCTATCATATAAAACTTCGTACTATTCAAGCGCAGATGCTTCATTCCAGAGGTCTACATAGTTCGTGCATATTGCTTGGGAAATTTAATTCCGATTCTGAGAAAGATTGCAAGTCGGTGAGCGAAATATGTAAACTCAAGAAGGAAAGCTGTAGCAAACCTTGTAAGGAAAGAGATGTTGAATGTTATCCAGAAAAGGTCATTTGCGAAccagtaaagaaaaaggataaggataaagaaaaagaagagaaaatagtaTGTCCGAAAAGTTGTATTCGTGCAGGAAAGTGTATCATCACTCAGATTAAGAAACAAGATAAGATGGTGTACGGACCAACTGAATGTCCACAACCGAAATTGGTAACGCCACCTATATGTCCACCTACGGCCGATTCTGAAAACAACGAGCCCGTTTGCAATGAAAAAATTGTCAAGCCAAAAAAAGAAGTGTGTACACCACCGCCGTTACCTGATCCTCCTACTGAACCCATTTCATTATGTCCTTGTCCACCTCCAGCAAAATTACATCCAGGACCTTGTCCTTGTCCTCCTCATAAAAATGATGTAAAGGTCAAACCTGGTCGACCTTGTCCTATCAAAGACAAGTATCCCTGTTGTTTACCAATTTACTACTGTCCTATAAAAACGACTCCTTGCGTGAGGAAACCTCCTTgcaacaagaagaaaaatacaaaatcatGA
- the LOC124947183 gene encoding extensin-like: MSQHPSRPPGGHGPPGASSGRTSTPSGPNTSTPSNMFKPPSVYSPSSSRRPPTPVHHTRPMSPHSYPGVVHSMSPVPIGMPISPGMSPVFGYPPHSYIQCPRPRWPSSLAQGNQSPRPFIPVQVSTAIPIPISITYYVRLIIVNIGNPLGTDIISPVPCAPPEYLIAPYRSGDYEYISVPLDHTPVDEESSGPSTAEIIASQSQNYVDEKLAEYQATIQQLQDLDEETF; this comes from the exons ATGTCACAGCATCCGTCTAGACCGCCAGGAGGTCATGGACCTCCCGGCGCTTCCTCAGGTAGAACCAGTACGCCAAGTGGACCAAATACATCCACTCCGTCGAACATGTTCAAACCACCGTCGGTATATTCGCCTTCCTCTTCACGAAGACCACCGACACCTGTCCATCATACCCGTCCAATGTCACCACATTCATATCCTGGTGTGGTTCATTCAATGAGTCCTGTACCGATCGGAATGCCAATTTCACCTGGGATGTCACCAGTTTTTGGTTATCCACCGCATAGTTACATTCAATGTCCAAGACCACGATGGCCATCGTCTCTTGCTCAAGGAAATCAATCTCCTCGACCATTTATACCAGTACAGGTTAGTACAGCAATACCAATACCAATATCAATCACTTATTATGTGAGACTTATAATTGTCAATATTGGT AATCCACTTGGAACCGATATAATATCACCTGTACCCTGTGCGCCACCGGAATACCTGATAGCACCTTATAGATCCGGtgattatgaatatattagtGTGCCATTGGATCACACACCAGTCGATGAAGAATCCAGTGGTCCTAGTACTGCAGAAATTATCGCCAGTCAAAGCCAAAATTATGTTGATGAGAAACTTGCCGAATATCAGGCTACGATACAACAATTACAAG ATCTTGATGAAGAAACCTTCTAA
- the LOC124947044 gene encoding uncharacterized protein LOC124947044 has protein sequence MHHFNGTEPFYGQNSRILTLMEKSRSYETTSKQDSTMKENNKLPYLADQLKVNETDINKLVEALHCLPIGEEARAVNQRFTSSKLQSNTRSMNIKYEEPKYVEIVRILFLLLRILL, from the exons ATGCATCATTTCAATGGAACTGAACCATTTTATGGCCAa AATTCACGAATATTAACATTGATGGAAAAATCACGGTCGTATGAGACAACATCGAAGCAAGATTCAACGATGAAGGAAAATAACAAGCTACCCTACCTAGCTGATCAACTGAAAGTTAACGAAACTGATATCAATAAACTCGTAGAAGCTTTACATTGTTTGCCGATCGGCGAAGAAGCTCGAGCAGTAAATCAACGTTTTACATCGTCGAag CTACAATCAAACACAAGAagtatgaatattaaatatgaggAGCCGAAGTATGTTGAAATCGTacgtatactttttcttttattaagaatcctattataa
- the LOC124947041 gene encoding histone-lysine N-methyltransferase SETMAR-like, translated as MSEKEEIRHVLKFFYKKGTNATQAAKKICDVYGFDAVSVRVAQIWFKRFQSGKFDISDAPRSGRPITEKVDEIMKKIEQDRHISSHHVAKELNIDHKTVLNHLKKAGYKKKFDVWVPHDLTMKNLMNRISICESLLKRNEIEPFLKRLITGDEKWIMYDNDVRKTSWSKQGLALNKVMLCVWWDCKGIVHYELLPPGQTIDSNLYCQQLERLRQAIEIKRPELINNKGVIFHHDNTRPYTSLMTCQKLRELGWEVLMHPPYSPDLAPSDYHLFRSLQNSLNSAKLASKEACENYLSKFFVEKKKKFYNDGIMILPEKWQKVIDQNGMYLV; from the coding sequence AtgagtgaaaaagaagaaattcgacatgttttgaaattcttttacaaaaaaggaacgaatgcGACTCAGGCTGctaaaaaaatttgtgatgTATATGGATTTGATGCAGTATCAGTACGTGTGGCACAAATCTGGTTCAAGCGGTTTCAATCTGGAAAATTTGATATAAGTGATGCACCTCGCTCTGGTCGGCCAATAACTGAAAAAGTCGAtgaaatcatgaaaaaaattgagCAAGACCGGCACATTAGCAGTCATCATGTCGCTAAGGAACTAAACATCGACCATAAAACAGTTTTAAACCATTTGAAAAAGGCtggatacaaaaaaaaattcgatgttTGGGTGCCACATGatttaacaatgaaaaatttaatgaatcgAATTTCCATCTGCGAATCGTTGTTAAAACGGAACGAAATCGAACCATTTTTGAAGCGGCTCATTACGGGCGATGAAAAATGGATCATGTACGACAACGATGTACGGAAAACATCATGGTCAAAGCAAGGATTGGCGTTAAACAAAGTGATGCTGTGTGTGTGGTGGGATTGCAAAGGAATTGTCCACTATGAGTTGCTGCCGCCCGGTCAAACGATTGATTCTAATCTCTACTGTCAACAACTGGAAAGATTACGTCAAGCAATCGAAATAAAACGACCggaattaatcaataataaaggtGTCATCTTCCATCATGACAATACCAGGCCCTACACATCATTGATGACTTGTCAAAAATTGAGAGAGCTTGGCTGGGAAGTTTTAATGCATCCACCGTATAGTCCTGACCTTGCACCGTCAGACTACCATTTGTTTCGGTCTTTGCAGAATTCCCTTAATAGTGCAAAGCTGGCTTCAAAAGAGGCCTGTGAAAATTACTTGTCAAAGTTTTttgtggagaaaaaaaagaaattctacaATGACGGGATTATGATTTTACCTGAAAAATGGCAAAAAGTAATTGATCAAAATGGCATGTATTTGGTGTAA
- the LOC124947032 gene encoding uncharacterized protein LOC124947032, producing MMTRILDEMAHNNTMRRVRQKNDILNEMTEWLLRPIDPYANTTTFSTSSKRKEKKLMKKSISKRCHKKKVQTLAIVAPIVKITPFKKAEDRFFTLHLMNEKKLNIHMDKCMKRNNDKKQRKDEEPVYKTNVKNKLKDWTVPATFTNRKSRLLYEFSKANDKARSSWFLSKDGGNIQNDDSIKLKHFIAVNAKTKPRFYDIIKNDKKCNTNFKRINIEDEKMINLKSKSISEIVPLNQVILSMENLKDLSGTFIGDFYTRKEKCEFQKESLERSSMEDQMIIKNVDHFSNENEKSSSVFLSNETENNFCKKLQPVERVSSAVRSLLENVRKMKIIKKQSNSSSSVNSYHLDDFFKLRSSSADLTTNLSLDVNEEVLNDCLERNLYSFFNKTPKDPCTCLKENQGCRDKHDPCKKDPCAKPDPCKKDPCAKPDPCAKPDPCAKPDPCKKPDPCKKPDPCKKPDPCKKPDPCAKPDPCKKDPCAKPDPCKKPDPCKKPDPCKKPDPCKKPDPCKKPDPCKKPDPCKKPDPCKKPDPCKKPDPCKKPDPCKKPDPCKKPDPCKKPDPCKKPDPCPKPDPCKKKKTCATSDPRPKRNSCISKKIECPEMKKTDDTCVQKQCPPVIRAPGCPDDTKGGEKKCKTPSIYYFKDEFLYEKMFKKKYLKFLFPDKNVLTEEVDITKKSNIKRIETNMELPKLYNFDTFGINYNIED from the coding sequence ATGATGACACGAATCCTAGATGAAATGGCCCACAACAACACGATGCGACGAGTCCGTCAGAAAAATGATATCCTAAATGAGATGACAGAGTGGTTACTTCGACCGATAGATCCGTACGCGAACACGACAACGTTCTCCACTtcttcgaagagaaaagaaaaaaaacttatgaAAAAGTCGATATCCAAGCGATGtcataagaaaaaagttcaGACGTTAGCCATCGTGGCGCCAATTGTAAAGATCACACCTTTCAAAAAAGCTGAAGATAGATTTTTCACTTTACATTtgatgaacgaaaaaaagttGAACATTCATATGGATAAATGTATGaagagaaataacgataaaaaacaacgaaaggacgaagaacctgtatataaaacaaatgtaaAGAACAAATTGAAGGATTGGACTGTGCCAGCAACGTTCACCAATAGAAAGTCTAGGCTATTATATGAATTTAGTAAAGCAAATGATAAGGCTAGATCTTCTTGGTTTCTCTCGAAAGATGGCggaaatatacaaaatgatgactctataaaattgaaacattttattgCAGTCAATGCAAAAACTAAGCCAAGATTTTATGACATTAtcaagaatgataaaaaatgtaatacgaattttaagagaattaatatagaagatgagaaaatgattaatttgaaaagtaAGTCTATATCAGAGATAGTACCTTTAAATCAGGTAATTCTATCAATGGAGAATCTGAAGGATCTTTCTGGAACATTTATCGGTGATTTCTatacgaggaaagaaaagtgtgAGTTTCAAAAAGAATCTCTAGAACGTTCTTCGATGGAAGATCAGATGATTATCAAGAACGTAGACcatttttctaatgaaaatgaaaaatcatcatCGGTTTTTCTAAGCAATGAgacagaaaataatttctgcaAGAAATTACAACCCGTGGAAAGAGTGTCCTCTGCCGTAAGATCTCTTTTGGAGAATGTgaggaaaatgaagataataaaaaaacaatcaaaTTCAAGTTCAAGCGTTAATTCGTATCATTTGGACGATTTCTTCAAGCTGCGCTCGTCATCAGCTGATTTGACTACGAATTTATCCTTGGATGTAAACGAAGAAGTATTAAATGATTGCTTAGAAAGGAACTTATATTCGTTCTTCAATAAAACTCCAAAGGATCCATGTACATGTCTCAAGGAAAACCAAGGATGTCGTGATAAACATGATCCATGTAAGAAAGATCCCTGTGCCAAGCCAGATCCATGTAAGAAAGATCCCTGTGCCAAACCAGATCCCTGTGCCAAACCAGATCCCTGTGCCAAACCAGATCCATGTAAGAAACCAGATCCATGTAAGAAACCAGATCCATGTAAGAAGCCAGATCCATGTAAGAAGCCAGATCCCTGTGCCAAGCCAGATCCATGTAAGAAAGATCCCTGTGCCAAGCCAGATCCATGTAAGAAACCAGATCCATGTAAGAAACCAGATCCATGTAAGAAACCAGATCCATGTAAGAAACCAGATCCATGTAAGAAGCCAGATCCATGTAAAAAGCCAGATCCATGTAAGAAACCAGATCCATGTAAGAAACCAGATCCATGTAAGAAACCAGATCCATGTAAGAAGCCAGATCCATGTAAGAAACCAGATCCATGTAAGAAGCCAGATCCATGTAAGAAGCCAGATCCATGTAAGAAGCCAGATCCTTGTCCCAAGCCTGATccatgtaaaaagaaaaagacttgTGCCACATCAGATCCTCGTCCCAAACGTAATTCTTGCATatcaaaaaaaatagaatgtccagaaatgaaaaagactGATGATACTTGTGTACAGAAACAATGTCCTCCAGTTATTAGAGCACCTGGATGTCCAGATGATACTAAAGGCGgcgaaaaaaaatgcaaaacgccttcaatttattattttaaggaTGAGTTTTTATACGAGAAGATgtttaagaagaaatatttgaagttTCTTTTCCCCGATAAAAATGTGTTAACAGAAGAAGtagatattacaaaaaaatcgaatattaaaCGAATAGAAACGAATATGGAATTAccaaaattgtataattttgaCACTTTCggtataaattataacataGAAGATTAA